In Palaemon carinicauda isolate YSFRI2023 chromosome 1, ASM3689809v2, whole genome shotgun sequence, the genomic stretch cccgaaactactctatctgcggatattcctgcttaaatgcaaaaaAGGAATGGCGGTCAGTAGTAGTGTGGATAGGAGGTataccgggtacctagataacggctcccctttcgtttgccactcttcaccctcaaagagttaaatctattcggggtgaagattgctgtgtcgtacctaataatatgtcctctgatattatgcaatatcattaaaattatattatggataaatcgcaccaggtgttagaattctggaaaccttccgttatgtgtgtgtgtatatatatatatgtatatatatatatatatatatatatatatatatatatatatatatatatatatatagatgaatatatgtatatatatatatatatatatatatatatatatatatatatatatttatttatttatttatatatatatatatatatatatatatatatatatatatatatatatatatatatatatgcatatatatatattcatttatatatatatatgtatatatatatatatatatatatatatatatatatatatatatatatatatatatatatatttatttatatatatatatatatatatatatataatatatatatatatatatatatatatatatatatatatatatatatatatatatatatatatatatatatttattcatatatatatatatatatatatatatatatttatatatatatatatatatatatatatatatatatatatatatatatatatatgatttttcgcAAAAAAAAGTGGAAGAGGTTAATATGAACGTAGAGAAGTACTACAAGATAAAGCCATTACTTCAAACCACACAGGAGACATTTGGTCAAAACTGATACGGTTGTATCGAACGTGTTGCACACTCGTATGATGTAatgtattccattttttttattgcatatcgcTCTTACTTCTCTGTCAACAGAACCTGTTTGagtctgttttttcttttattgatctgtttgaatttttttagACATTCTTACACAGAAACTCTTGTATAATAAGCTTGctgtctattgaaataaagttaattgcattaaTTTTGTCTTGTAGTTATCACCTAACAGGCGATACGCAAATTTGCTGACTAGCAAAGTGTCCGCTCCTTCCCGCTTCTGCCTTACTGCTCTCCCCGAGAAGCACTCGTCTGGTTCCAGCATATAGAAGTAGGGTTTTGCATTAAGGGCTTGACtctctcaagcaccaaagcagattaggtTCTCGTGGGGATCCTaagggacactttcctggaaatctcggATTGTGCCTATCTGAACCTGTACATGATGCCATCCCCCCATGTCGATAATTTGCCCAAGAAGGACCTGAAGCAAACGAGGTGCGGTATTAAGCTGATGCCCACTCCGTGACATGCCAGATCAGCGACAAAGCTGCCAATCACATATAACACACCTCGCTTATGCCTTAGACAATAACCTCTCCAACAgtttactgacgcccatcggccacagttatacTATTACCACTCCAAATTAGGGGCTACTGCAAAGAAATgtttgaatggttgtcagtggcaaaaaacgTGTAAGGAAGCAATTGCTTATGCCGGTGACCTCAAGtgtcactatttttttctttttacatgatacatgtATGGGCTTACAATTTTGGGTAGATATGGGTGCTGGCTGTTCTCCTCTGCAAGGCCGGCCTCCAAGACACAACATGGTCTGTATATATTTGCAGACATCCACCTGGAAGCTACCAATGAATATGCAATACCCACGCATAGTTATGAAtctctcacattattgtttggaagcaccGAATATAATTGTGAATTTCTTGTggctaacgtcacattgccaatcctcagtgtggaCATCTTCTCACATTTCAAACTCCTGTTTGATGCTGTTCTTAGTCAATTAGTCAATTCAGATTTGTACTTCTCGACACCTCTCCCATCCACCCTCTGTgcccttgctctccacatcagcaaacCCATGGaagcctacgctcacctcctcattTTGCACCTGGAAGTTTCCCATTCACAACTTCGTCAAACATCCACACTTCCCATAAACACCGGCACCCAAGTGTTTGCCATATTCAGACATCTGGGTCCGGATCATAAAGCAGCATCCAGACAAAAATATGCCTCAAGCCCGTGGTCGTCagccttacacattgtcctgaaaaaACATGACTCTCtgcatccgtgcggggattatagggacctgaacatgcagacggaaccggatcactatccaATCCCAATCATCGCCAACATGATCTTTTTTTACATTGCTAAGGTTTATTCCAAGCTCAACCTCCTGGAGTggtattatcagttgcctatgAACTTAGAAGTCATCCCCAAATCAGCCATCACTACTGCCTTCGGtacatacagtcagccctccttcttTGCTGTAGTTAGGTTACAGATATAGCCACTAAAAGGGGATTTTCTCAAATAAATGCTGCACTATAATAGGGTAACtgctaacctaaaaagtcactgccccttgccacaagtGGGTGCCCGACCTGaggattaacacagtaaatactgcctaatattgttttaatttagaATCTATAGcagtttataatcatatttaaaatgtacagtacatttgcacacatgtacactacgtaccAGACACAGTagggttacagtacagtattgtactatGGTAAAGTTTTCCTGAGTCGTTATCATCCCCTCGCTGTTTTGTaaaacaaaagttgttcctatctagtactACTGTACTATAACCCAATACTCACTGATTCTGTAGTGTATATTCCtgtaatatatgtactgtaatatTACTACAGCAcggcttaactgtacttactgtaaatgttCGGTGTTTTCTTTCAAACGATTCGTTGCAAAGCGTTTTCTTGAAGAAAGGCGCAGCTTCTTATGAGTTGTCTCCTGGGCCAAATGTTATATCTCTGTTTTCTCAAACAGAAATGCCTTTTATcttataaactaaa encodes the following:
- the LOC137627666 gene encoding uncharacterized protein — encoded protein: MYGLTILGRYGCWLFSSARPASKTQHGLYIFADIHLEATNEYAIPTHSYESLTLLFGSTEYNCEFLVANVTLPILSVDIFSHFKLLFDAVLSQLVNSDLYFSTPLPSTLCALALHISKPMEAYAHLLILHLEVSHSQLRQTSTLPINTGTQVFAIFRHLGPDHKAASRQKYASSPWSSALHIVLKKHDSLHPCGDYRDLNMQTEPDHYPIPIIANMIFFYIAKVYSKLNLLEWYYQLPMNLEVIPKSAITTAFGTYSQPSFFAVVRLQI